One region of Peribacillus simplex genomic DNA includes:
- the yidC gene encoding membrane protein insertase YidC, translating into MKKKSMLLITVLFLATTLLTGCSAATSGPFHTALVNPMTKMLEFNADIFNGNYGLSIIMMTFLIRLVLLPLTAKQYKTQLSMKTKMNGLKPEMAAIQQKIKETKDPVKQKALQQEMMQLYQKHGVNPLNMGCLPLLIQMPILMGFYYAIQGSHEIATHNFLWFSLGQPNIAMAIIAGVIYYFQSVLSMRQMPEEQQKQMKVMSLLSPVMILFISFSAPAALPLYWSIGGLFMIVQSIVLQRVYKKDHANVPTKNETVMKKS; encoded by the coding sequence TTGAAGAAGAAAAGCATGTTACTAATTACCGTCCTATTTTTAGCTACGACCCTTTTGACAGGATGCTCTGCAGCAACGAGCGGCCCATTTCATACAGCATTGGTTAACCCCATGACAAAAATGCTTGAATTCAATGCTGATATATTTAATGGTAACTATGGTTTAAGTATCATTATGATGACATTTCTCATCCGTCTAGTCTTGCTTCCACTGACTGCCAAGCAATATAAAACACAGCTCAGCATGAAAACGAAGATGAATGGGCTGAAACCAGAAATGGCAGCAATCCAGCAGAAAATTAAAGAGACTAAGGATCCAGTTAAACAAAAGGCCCTGCAACAGGAAATGATGCAGCTATACCAAAAGCACGGAGTCAATCCGCTAAATATGGGCTGTCTGCCGCTTTTAATCCAAATGCCGATTCTAATGGGCTTTTATTATGCGATTCAAGGTTCCCATGAAATTGCGACCCATAATTTCCTTTGGTTCAGCCTTGGCCAGCCGAATATTGCCATGGCGATTATCGCTGGTGTCATCTATTATTTCCAATCAGTCCTTTCCATGAGACAAATGCCGGAAGAACAGCAGAAACAAATGAAGGTGATGAGCCTGCTCTCACCAGTGATGATTTTATTCATTTCTTTCTCCGCTCCTGCAGCATTGCCACTGTATTGGTCAATCGGAGGTTTATTCATGATTGTTCAGTCCATCGTGCTGCAACGAGTTTATAAAAAAGATCATGCCAATGTGCCTACGAAGAATGAAACGGTTATGAAAAAAAGCTAA